From a region of the Nitrospinota bacterium genome:
- a CDS encoding UDP-glucose/GDP-mannose dehydrogenase family protein, translating to MNICVIGVGYVGLVTGAVFADLGNEVICVDSIKEKIEMLKKGMMPIYEPGLEEMVTRNMEDKRLSFTTNLEDGVKKSEVIFICVNTPPKDNGETDLSYVESVAKGIARYIDKYKVIVNKSTVPVGTGDFVNDIIKVNMKRDVDFDVVSNPEFLREGSAIKDTLEPERIVIGAPSKDVAMKLLELYAPLERPMLITDVYSAEMIKYASNAFLATKISFINAIANICEKAGANVMDVAKGMGYDARIGSEFLNAGLGFGGSCFPKDSESLVHTASKLGYEFDLLKKVIEINKSRAAYLVDLIKSKMKNVRGKTIGILGLSFKPDTDDIRDAKSIEIIKLLLKEEAHIKTYDPAAIENTKKILPEIEYCESSYEVAENADALVIVTEWREFKQLNLEKIKKVMKKPVIFDGRNIYDPEKKKRLGFEYYSIGRPNRGKTKKA from the coding sequence ATGAATATCTGCGTGATTGGGGTTGGATATGTAGGATTGGTAACTGGTGCAGTATTTGCCGATCTAGGTAATGAGGTTATCTGTGTTGATAGTATAAAAGAAAAGATAGAAATGTTAAAAAAGGGAATGATGCCTATTTATGAACCTGGCCTTGAGGAAATGGTAACTCGTAATATGGAAGATAAGAGATTATCATTCACTACAAATTTAGAAGACGGGGTTAAAAAATCAGAGGTCATATTTATCTGCGTCAACACTCCTCCAAAGGATAATGGAGAAACAGATCTTTCTTATGTGGAATCCGTAGCAAAGGGGATTGCAAGATATATAGATAAATATAAGGTTATTGTTAATAAAAGTACGGTTCCTGTTGGAACAGGTGATTTTGTAAATGATATCATTAAAGTAAATATGAAAAGAGATGTAGACTTTGATGTTGTATCTAATCCAGAATTTTTAAGAGAAGGGTCGGCCATTAAAGATACTCTTGAGCCTGAAAGAATAGTGATAGGAGCCCCCAGTAAGGATGTAGCTATGAAACTATTAGAACTCTATGCTCCTCTTGAAAGACCTATGTTAATAACAGATGTTTATAGTGCAGAGATGATAAAATATGCCTCTAATGCCTTCTTAGCTACAAAGATTTCTTTTATTAATGCTATTGCTAATATCTGCGAAAAGGCTGGAGCAAATGTCATGGATGTTGCTAAAGGAATGGGATATGATGCAAGGATTGGATCAGAATTTTTAAATGCGGGTCTGGGTTTTGGTGGTTCATGTTTTCCAAAAGACTCAGAATCTTTAGTCCATACCGCTTCTAAATTAGGATATGAGTTCGATCTGTTAAAGAAAGTTATTGAAATAAATAAGAGCAGAGCAGCATACTTGGTAGATTTGATAAAATCAAAGATGAAGAATGTCAGGGGTAAGACAATAGGCATTTTAGGATTATCTTTTAAGCCTGATACTGATGATATTAGAGATGCAAAATCTATTGAAATTATTAAACTTCTTTTAAAAGAAGAGGCGCATATAAAGACCTATGATCCTGCCGCAATAGAAAATACTAAAAAGATCTTGCCAGAAATAGAATATTGTGAGAGTTCATACGAGGTTGCAGAGAATGCTGATGCTCTCGTTATTGTTACAGAATGGAGGGAATTTAAACAGCTTAACCTAGAAAAGATAAAAAAGGTTATGAAGAAACCGGTAATATTTGACGGAAGAAATATATACGACCCAGAGAAAAAGAAAAGATTAGGGTTTGAATATTATAGCATTGGCAGGCCTAACCGTGGAAAAACAAAAAAAGCCTAA